One genomic segment of Impatiens glandulifera chromosome 6, dImpGla2.1, whole genome shotgun sequence includes these proteins:
- the LOC124941093 gene encoding E4 SUMO-protein ligase PIAL2-like isoform X4, translating into MELWRVAAVADRLFILARDPNKIVDSDEFFNLCIVLARGIDYIVSNNENPERFEDLPAILKQVCKCKNDSVMGGIFALMLSVKYACRFGFFLAKDSEELLALTNEIESSYCVGDKFSSRNDTISNLTTIMSRFYPWLRMGQILTCIEVEKGYGLYVKDFFVQKNMHFPPTDQIRFLVARTDLMENSSCIINPPQVNFLLNGKGVDKRTTTTLDKGPQMPTIVTPMLSYGVNLLQAVGEFNGSYIIMVALMSPISSVAIPVQDYVPPVVTSHDSDPEIAEGASRISLNCPISFKRIKTPIKGQSCKHHQCFDFNNFVEINAKRPSWRCPYCSQDLFLSDIRVDQTMVKILKEVNESVTDVIISIDGSWKAVTENKDNADKLHSTNLNIQQDALMIDTPPDSDIIDLTEDNVDKLFSNACEEPQDVKPVLFDNQTQPCLISTTFYDDENSSSSHTDDDFWSGLYLPTFENLASDDPSSNFMSPPSFLSSTTLNGESTGNNFVPLQQQAVYGTRQPSRPDLAPPLNTSSLNLSQMQPQQPSRPDLAAPLNTSSLNLSQLQPQPSRPHLTPLNTSSLNMSSLQQQIPQLDQRNRSNQATTGHSSLSPRFNAQRVSAALSTGFENQQLHSTSHSSAPLLRSSNFQQRPISLAGSHQGRRVEFMQTPSSSRQSPSPPVWTSTQIPNNYYRGNNTGAIPPPPPPGMNTQLQNNNRGSNMTGIQPPPGMNTQLQNNNYRGSNMAGIQPPPGMNTQLQNNNYRGSNMAGIQPPSPPPGMNTQLQNNNYRGSNMAGIQPPSPPPGMNTQLQNNNRGSNIVGIQPTPPLPPASSVSEQEWRPTGRMRGSLSGQAYEDARMQFIVRPALMTTTTTTRPALMTTTTTTQTSSRTPQELSGNTTPLHLINARNRMAQVSQTVNLSATNGGNSSTFSNGSARNN; encoded by the exons ATGGAATTATGGAGAGTAGCCGCCGTCGCCGACCGACTGTTTATACTCGCTCGTGATCCAAACAAGATAGTTGATTCCGATGAGTTCTTCAATCTCTGCATCGTTCTTGCCAG AGGTATTGACTACATTGTTTCAAACAATGAAAACCCTGAAAGATTTGAAGACTTACCCGCAATATTAAAACAG GTTTGCAAATGTAAAAATGACTCTGTAATGGGAGGTATCTTCGCGCTGATGTTATCTGTTAAG TATGCTTGTagatttggattttttttggCGAAAGATTCTGAAGAACTTCTTGCCCTTACAAATGAG ATAGAAAGCAGTTACTGCGTCGGGGATAAATTTTCTAGTAGAAATGATACTATTTCTAATCTAACAACAATTATGTCCAG ATTCTATCCGTGGTTGAGGATGGGGCAGATACTGACTTGTATTGAAGTAGAG AAGGGCTATGGGTTATATGTGAAGGATTTCTTCGTTCAGAAGAATATGCATTTTCCACCAACCGACCAAATt cGATTTTTGGTAGCTCGAACTGACTTAATGGAGAACTCTTCTTGCATCATAAATCCCCCACAAGTAAA CTTTCTGCTCAATGGAAAAGGAGTTGATAAAAGAACTACTACTACTTTG GATAAAGGCCCACAAATGCCTACAATTGTTACACCAATGCTGTCTTACGGTGTTAACCTTCTTCAAGCTGTGGGAGAATTCAATG GGAGTTACATCATAATGGTTGCTTTAATGAGTCCAATCTCAAGTGTTGCTATCCCTGTCCAAGATTATGTTCCTCCTGTGGTTACTTCTCATGATTCTG ACCCTGAAATAGCCGAAGGGGCGTCACGAATTTCATTGAACTGTCCAATAAG TTTCAAGCGTATCAAAACCCCAATAAAAGGGCAATCATGCAAACATCACCAG tGTTTTGATTTCAATAACTTTGTGGAAATAAATGCAAAAAGGCCATCATGGCGCTGCCCATACTGCTCCCAGGATCTATTCTTAAGTGACATCCGCGTAGATCAAACTATGGTCAAG ATCTTGAAAGAGGTGAATGAGTCTGTCACAGACGTGATTATTTCCATCGATGGATCATGGAAAGCTGTCACAGAAAACAAAGACAATGCAGATAAGCTTCATTCTACAAACCTAAATATTCAACAAGATGCATTAATGATTGATACACCTCCAGATTCAGATATTATTGATCTTACTGAAGACAACGTTGATAAACTATTTTCTAATGCGTGTGAAGAACCTCAAGATGTGAAACCTGTTCTATTTGATAATCAAACTCAACCGTGTTTGATTAGCACAACTTTTTATGATGATGAGAACTCGTCTTCTTCTCACACTGATGATGATTTTTGGTCTGGGTTATATCTTCCAACATTTGAAAATCTAGCATCAGATGATCCATCTTCGAATTTCATGTCTCCTCCATCGTTTCTTTCCTCTACTACTCTTAATGGTGAAAGTACTGGTAATAATTTTGTGCCGTTACAGCAGCAGGCAGTGTATGGAACGAGG CAGCCATCAAGACCTGACTTAGCTCCTCCTCTCAATACATCTTCACTCAACTTGTCTCAGATGCAGCCACAG CAGCCATCAAGACCTGACTTAGCTGCTCCTCTCAATACGTCTTCACTCAACTTGTCTCAGTTGCAGCCACAG CCATCAAGGCCTCATTTAACTCCTCTCAATACATCTTCACTCAACATGTCTTCATTGCAGCAACAGATCCCACAG TTGGATCAAAGAAACAGGTCGAATCAAGCCACAACTGGTCACTCTTCACTAAGTCCACGTTTTAACGCTCAAAGAGTCTCGGCAGCCTTATCAACAGGATTCGAAAATCAACAACTTCATTCCACTAGCCATTCTTCAGCCCCTTTACTGCGATCATCTAATTTCCAACAAAGACCAATATCTCTCGCGGGAAGCCATCAAGGCAGACGAGTTGAGTTCATGCAAACTCCATCATCGTCAAGGCAATCTCCATCCCCTCCAGTTTGGACCTCAACACAAAttccaaataattattatagagGAAATAATACAGGAGCAATTCCGCCTCCGCCACCACCTGGCATGAACACACAACTTCAGAATAATAATAGAGGAAGTAATATGACCGGTATTCAGCCACCACCCGGCATGAACACACAACTTCAGAATAATAATTATAGAGGAAGTAATATGGCCGGTATTCAGCCACCACCCGGCATGAACACACAACTTCAGAATAATAATTATAGAGGAAGTAATATGGCCGGTATTCAGCCACCTTCGCCGCCACCTGGCATGAACACACAACTTCAGAATAATAATTATAGAGGAAGTAATATGGCCGGTATTCAGCCACCTTCGCCGCCACCTGGCATGAACACACAACTTCAGAATAATAATAGAGGAAGTAATATTGTCGGTATTCAGCCAACGCCGCCACTTCCGCCAGCAAGTTCTGTGTCTGAACAAGAATGGCGTCCGACAGGGCGTATGAGGGGAAGTTTATCGGGACAGGCATACGAGGATGCTCGTATGCAGTTTATTGTGCGACCAGCTCTTATGACAACTACAACAACAACGCGACCAGCTCTTATGACAACTACTACAACAACGCAGACAAGCAGTAGAACACCACAAGAGTTGTCTGGAAACACGACGCCGCTCCATTTGATTAATGCGAGGAACAGGATGGCTCAGGTTTCTCAAACTGTTAATCTTTCTGCAACAAACGGAGGAAATTCAAGTACTTTCTCTAATGGGTCTGCTAGGAACAACTGA
- the LOC124941093 gene encoding E4 SUMO-protein ligase PIAL2-like isoform X1, translated as MELWRVAAVADRLFILARDPNKIVDSDEFFNLCIVLARGIDYIVSNNENPERFEDLPAILKQVCKCKNDSVMGGIFALMLSVKYACRFGFFLAKDSEELLALTNEIESSYCVGDKFSSRNDTISNLTTIMSRFYPWLRMGQILTCIEVEKGYGLYVKDFFVQKNMHFPPTDQIRFLVARTDLMENSSCIINPPQVNFLLNGKGVDKRTTTTLDKGPQMPTIVTPMLSYGVNLLQAVGEFNGSYIIMVALMSPISSVAIPVQDYVPPVVTSHDSDPEIAEGASRISLNCPISFKRIKTPIKGQSCKHHQCFDFNNFVEINAKRPSWRCPYCSQDLFLSDIRVDQTMVKILKEVNESVTDVIISIDGSWKAVTENKDNADKLHSTNLNIQQDALMIDTPPDSDIIDLTEDNVDKLFSNACEEPQDVKPVLFDNQTQPCLISTTFYDDENSSSSHTDDDFWSGLYLPTFENLASDDPSSNFMSPPSFLSSTTLNGESTGNNFVPLQQQAVYGTRQPSRPDLAPPLNTSSLNLSQMQPQQPSRPDLAAPLNTSSLNLSQLQPQQPSRPHLTPLNTSSLNMSSLQQQIPQLDQRNRSNQATTGHSSLSPRFNAQRVSAALSTGFENQQLHSTSHSSAPLLRSSNFQQRPISLAGSHQGRRVEFMQTPSSSRQSPSPPVWTSTQIPNNYYRGNNTGAIPPPPPPGMNTQLQNNNRGSNMTGIQPPPGMNTQLQNNNYRGSNMAGIQPPPGMNTQLQNNNYRGSNMAGIQPPSPPPGMNTQLQNNNYRGSNMAGIQPPSPPPGMNTQLQNNNRGSNIVGIQPTPPLPPASSVSEQEWRPTGRMRGSLSGQAYEDARMQFIVRPALMTTTTTTRPALMTTTTTTQTSSRTPQELSGNTTPLHLINARNRMAQVSQTVNLSATNGGNSSTFSNGSARNN; from the exons ATGGAATTATGGAGAGTAGCCGCCGTCGCCGACCGACTGTTTATACTCGCTCGTGATCCAAACAAGATAGTTGATTCCGATGAGTTCTTCAATCTCTGCATCGTTCTTGCCAG AGGTATTGACTACATTGTTTCAAACAATGAAAACCCTGAAAGATTTGAAGACTTACCCGCAATATTAAAACAG GTTTGCAAATGTAAAAATGACTCTGTAATGGGAGGTATCTTCGCGCTGATGTTATCTGTTAAG TATGCTTGTagatttggattttttttggCGAAAGATTCTGAAGAACTTCTTGCCCTTACAAATGAG ATAGAAAGCAGTTACTGCGTCGGGGATAAATTTTCTAGTAGAAATGATACTATTTCTAATCTAACAACAATTATGTCCAG ATTCTATCCGTGGTTGAGGATGGGGCAGATACTGACTTGTATTGAAGTAGAG AAGGGCTATGGGTTATATGTGAAGGATTTCTTCGTTCAGAAGAATATGCATTTTCCACCAACCGACCAAATt cGATTTTTGGTAGCTCGAACTGACTTAATGGAGAACTCTTCTTGCATCATAAATCCCCCACAAGTAAA CTTTCTGCTCAATGGAAAAGGAGTTGATAAAAGAACTACTACTACTTTG GATAAAGGCCCACAAATGCCTACAATTGTTACACCAATGCTGTCTTACGGTGTTAACCTTCTTCAAGCTGTGGGAGAATTCAATG GGAGTTACATCATAATGGTTGCTTTAATGAGTCCAATCTCAAGTGTTGCTATCCCTGTCCAAGATTATGTTCCTCCTGTGGTTACTTCTCATGATTCTG ACCCTGAAATAGCCGAAGGGGCGTCACGAATTTCATTGAACTGTCCAATAAG TTTCAAGCGTATCAAAACCCCAATAAAAGGGCAATCATGCAAACATCACCAG tGTTTTGATTTCAATAACTTTGTGGAAATAAATGCAAAAAGGCCATCATGGCGCTGCCCATACTGCTCCCAGGATCTATTCTTAAGTGACATCCGCGTAGATCAAACTATGGTCAAG ATCTTGAAAGAGGTGAATGAGTCTGTCACAGACGTGATTATTTCCATCGATGGATCATGGAAAGCTGTCACAGAAAACAAAGACAATGCAGATAAGCTTCATTCTACAAACCTAAATATTCAACAAGATGCATTAATGATTGATACACCTCCAGATTCAGATATTATTGATCTTACTGAAGACAACGTTGATAAACTATTTTCTAATGCGTGTGAAGAACCTCAAGATGTGAAACCTGTTCTATTTGATAATCAAACTCAACCGTGTTTGATTAGCACAACTTTTTATGATGATGAGAACTCGTCTTCTTCTCACACTGATGATGATTTTTGGTCTGGGTTATATCTTCCAACATTTGAAAATCTAGCATCAGATGATCCATCTTCGAATTTCATGTCTCCTCCATCGTTTCTTTCCTCTACTACTCTTAATGGTGAAAGTACTGGTAATAATTTTGTGCCGTTACAGCAGCAGGCAGTGTATGGAACGAGG CAGCCATCAAGACCTGACTTAGCTCCTCCTCTCAATACATCTTCACTCAACTTGTCTCAGATGCAGCCACAG CAGCCATCAAGACCTGACTTAGCTGCTCCTCTCAATACGTCTTCACTCAACTTGTCTCAGTTGCAGCCACAG CAGCCATCAAGGCCTCATTTAACTCCTCTCAATACATCTTCACTCAACATGTCTTCATTGCAGCAACAGATCCCACAG TTGGATCAAAGAAACAGGTCGAATCAAGCCACAACTGGTCACTCTTCACTAAGTCCACGTTTTAACGCTCAAAGAGTCTCGGCAGCCTTATCAACAGGATTCGAAAATCAACAACTTCATTCCACTAGCCATTCTTCAGCCCCTTTACTGCGATCATCTAATTTCCAACAAAGACCAATATCTCTCGCGGGAAGCCATCAAGGCAGACGAGTTGAGTTCATGCAAACTCCATCATCGTCAAGGCAATCTCCATCCCCTCCAGTTTGGACCTCAACACAAAttccaaataattattatagagGAAATAATACAGGAGCAATTCCGCCTCCGCCACCACCTGGCATGAACACACAACTTCAGAATAATAATAGAGGAAGTAATATGACCGGTATTCAGCCACCACCCGGCATGAACACACAACTTCAGAATAATAATTATAGAGGAAGTAATATGGCCGGTATTCAGCCACCACCCGGCATGAACACACAACTTCAGAATAATAATTATAGAGGAAGTAATATGGCCGGTATTCAGCCACCTTCGCCGCCACCTGGCATGAACACACAACTTCAGAATAATAATTATAGAGGAAGTAATATGGCCGGTATTCAGCCACCTTCGCCGCCACCTGGCATGAACACACAACTTCAGAATAATAATAGAGGAAGTAATATTGTCGGTATTCAGCCAACGCCGCCACTTCCGCCAGCAAGTTCTGTGTCTGAACAAGAATGGCGTCCGACAGGGCGTATGAGGGGAAGTTTATCGGGACAGGCATACGAGGATGCTCGTATGCAGTTTATTGTGCGACCAGCTCTTATGACAACTACAACAACAACGCGACCAGCTCTTATGACAACTACTACAACAACGCAGACAAGCAGTAGAACACCACAAGAGTTGTCTGGAAACACGACGCCGCTCCATTTGATTAATGCGAGGAACAGGATGGCTCAGGTTTCTCAAACTGTTAATCTTTCTGCAACAAACGGAGGAAATTCAAGTACTTTCTCTAATGGGTCTGCTAGGAACAACTGA
- the LOC124941093 gene encoding E4 SUMO-protein ligase PIAL2-like isoform X3, producing MELWRVAAVADRLFILARDPNKIVDSDEFFNLCIVLARGIDYIVSNNENPERFEDLPAILKQVCKCKNDSVMGGIFALMLSVKYACRFGFFLAKDSEELLALTNEIESSYCVGDKFSSRNDTISNLTTIMSRFYPWLRMGQILTCIEVEKGYGLYVKDFFVQKNMHFPPTDQIRFLVARTDLMENSSCIINPPQVNFLLNGKGVDKRTTTTLDKGPQMPTIVTPMLSYGVNLLQAVGEFNGSYIIMVALMSPISSVAIPVQDYVPPVVTSHDSDPEIAEGASRISLNCPISFKRIKTPIKGQSCKHHQCFDFNNFVEINAKRPSWRCPYCSQDLFLSDIRVDQTMVKILKEVNESVTDVIISIDGSWKAVTENKDNADKLHSTNLNIQQDALMIDTPPDSDIIDLTEDNVDKLFSNACEEPQDVKPVLFDNQTQPCLISTTFYDDENSSSSHTDDDFWSGLYLPTFENLASDDPSSNFMSPPSFLSSTTLNGESTGNNFVPLQQQAVYGTRQPSRPDLAPPLNTSSLNLSQMQPQPSRPDLAAPLNTSSLNLSQLQPQQPSRPHLTPLNTSSLNMSSLQQQIPQLDQRNRSNQATTGHSSLSPRFNAQRVSAALSTGFENQQLHSTSHSSAPLLRSSNFQQRPISLAGSHQGRRVEFMQTPSSSRQSPSPPVWTSTQIPNNYYRGNNTGAIPPPPPPGMNTQLQNNNRGSNMTGIQPPPGMNTQLQNNNYRGSNMAGIQPPPGMNTQLQNNNYRGSNMAGIQPPSPPPGMNTQLQNNNYRGSNMAGIQPPSPPPGMNTQLQNNNRGSNIVGIQPTPPLPPASSVSEQEWRPTGRMRGSLSGQAYEDARMQFIVRPALMTTTTTTRPALMTTTTTTQTSSRTPQELSGNTTPLHLINARNRMAQVSQTVNLSATNGGNSSTFSNGSARNN from the exons ATGGAATTATGGAGAGTAGCCGCCGTCGCCGACCGACTGTTTATACTCGCTCGTGATCCAAACAAGATAGTTGATTCCGATGAGTTCTTCAATCTCTGCATCGTTCTTGCCAG AGGTATTGACTACATTGTTTCAAACAATGAAAACCCTGAAAGATTTGAAGACTTACCCGCAATATTAAAACAG GTTTGCAAATGTAAAAATGACTCTGTAATGGGAGGTATCTTCGCGCTGATGTTATCTGTTAAG TATGCTTGTagatttggattttttttggCGAAAGATTCTGAAGAACTTCTTGCCCTTACAAATGAG ATAGAAAGCAGTTACTGCGTCGGGGATAAATTTTCTAGTAGAAATGATACTATTTCTAATCTAACAACAATTATGTCCAG ATTCTATCCGTGGTTGAGGATGGGGCAGATACTGACTTGTATTGAAGTAGAG AAGGGCTATGGGTTATATGTGAAGGATTTCTTCGTTCAGAAGAATATGCATTTTCCACCAACCGACCAAATt cGATTTTTGGTAGCTCGAACTGACTTAATGGAGAACTCTTCTTGCATCATAAATCCCCCACAAGTAAA CTTTCTGCTCAATGGAAAAGGAGTTGATAAAAGAACTACTACTACTTTG GATAAAGGCCCACAAATGCCTACAATTGTTACACCAATGCTGTCTTACGGTGTTAACCTTCTTCAAGCTGTGGGAGAATTCAATG GGAGTTACATCATAATGGTTGCTTTAATGAGTCCAATCTCAAGTGTTGCTATCCCTGTCCAAGATTATGTTCCTCCTGTGGTTACTTCTCATGATTCTG ACCCTGAAATAGCCGAAGGGGCGTCACGAATTTCATTGAACTGTCCAATAAG TTTCAAGCGTATCAAAACCCCAATAAAAGGGCAATCATGCAAACATCACCAG tGTTTTGATTTCAATAACTTTGTGGAAATAAATGCAAAAAGGCCATCATGGCGCTGCCCATACTGCTCCCAGGATCTATTCTTAAGTGACATCCGCGTAGATCAAACTATGGTCAAG ATCTTGAAAGAGGTGAATGAGTCTGTCACAGACGTGATTATTTCCATCGATGGATCATGGAAAGCTGTCACAGAAAACAAAGACAATGCAGATAAGCTTCATTCTACAAACCTAAATATTCAACAAGATGCATTAATGATTGATACACCTCCAGATTCAGATATTATTGATCTTACTGAAGACAACGTTGATAAACTATTTTCTAATGCGTGTGAAGAACCTCAAGATGTGAAACCTGTTCTATTTGATAATCAAACTCAACCGTGTTTGATTAGCACAACTTTTTATGATGATGAGAACTCGTCTTCTTCTCACACTGATGATGATTTTTGGTCTGGGTTATATCTTCCAACATTTGAAAATCTAGCATCAGATGATCCATCTTCGAATTTCATGTCTCCTCCATCGTTTCTTTCCTCTACTACTCTTAATGGTGAAAGTACTGGTAATAATTTTGTGCCGTTACAGCAGCAGGCAGTGTATGGAACGAGG CAGCCATCAAGACCTGACTTAGCTCCTCCTCTCAATACATCTTCACTCAACTTGTCTCAGATGCAGCCACAG CCATCAAGACCTGACTTAGCTGCTCCTCTCAATACGTCTTCACTCAACTTGTCTCAGTTGCAGCCACAG CAGCCATCAAGGCCTCATTTAACTCCTCTCAATACATCTTCACTCAACATGTCTTCATTGCAGCAACAGATCCCACAG TTGGATCAAAGAAACAGGTCGAATCAAGCCACAACTGGTCACTCTTCACTAAGTCCACGTTTTAACGCTCAAAGAGTCTCGGCAGCCTTATCAACAGGATTCGAAAATCAACAACTTCATTCCACTAGCCATTCTTCAGCCCCTTTACTGCGATCATCTAATTTCCAACAAAGACCAATATCTCTCGCGGGAAGCCATCAAGGCAGACGAGTTGAGTTCATGCAAACTCCATCATCGTCAAGGCAATCTCCATCCCCTCCAGTTTGGACCTCAACACAAAttccaaataattattatagagGAAATAATACAGGAGCAATTCCGCCTCCGCCACCACCTGGCATGAACACACAACTTCAGAATAATAATAGAGGAAGTAATATGACCGGTATTCAGCCACCACCCGGCATGAACACACAACTTCAGAATAATAATTATAGAGGAAGTAATATGGCCGGTATTCAGCCACCACCCGGCATGAACACACAACTTCAGAATAATAATTATAGAGGAAGTAATATGGCCGGTATTCAGCCACCTTCGCCGCCACCTGGCATGAACACACAACTTCAGAATAATAATTATAGAGGAAGTAATATGGCCGGTATTCAGCCACCTTCGCCGCCACCTGGCATGAACACACAACTTCAGAATAATAATAGAGGAAGTAATATTGTCGGTATTCAGCCAACGCCGCCACTTCCGCCAGCAAGTTCTGTGTCTGAACAAGAATGGCGTCCGACAGGGCGTATGAGGGGAAGTTTATCGGGACAGGCATACGAGGATGCTCGTATGCAGTTTATTGTGCGACCAGCTCTTATGACAACTACAACAACAACGCGACCAGCTCTTATGACAACTACTACAACAACGCAGACAAGCAGTAGAACACCACAAGAGTTGTCTGGAAACACGACGCCGCTCCATTTGATTAATGCGAGGAACAGGATGGCTCAGGTTTCTCAAACTGTTAATCTTTCTGCAACAAACGGAGGAAATTCAAGTACTTTCTCTAATGGGTCTGCTAGGAACAACTGA